A genomic stretch from Mastacembelus armatus chromosome 12, fMasArm1.2, whole genome shotgun sequence includes:
- the mrps24 gene encoding small ribosomal subunit protein uS3m, with amino-acid sequence MAVSLCRTRGVRLLSAVAQHGSLCRGLHVTAVCCKNRAARIRVGKGDKPLTYEQALPPHYIGHRKGWLSQHTGNLKGEEGAAERTIEDVFIRKFMFGTFYGCLANEVVVKRRGNLLIVCALMLQKLSPQKFYFLVGYSESLLSHFYKCPVKIEIQTLQDKAVYKYV; translated from the exons ATGGCGGTGTCCTTGTGCCGCACACGGGGCGTGAGGCTCCTG AGTGCTGTAGCCCAGCACGGCTCTTTGTGCAGAGGCCTCCATGTCACTGCAGTGTGCTGCAAG AACCGAGCAGCTCGTATCCGAGTGGGCAAAGGAGACAAACCTTTGACCTATGAACAGGCACTGCCGCCTCATTACATCGGCCATCGTAAAGGGTGGCTGTCACAGCACACCG GTAACCTGAAAGGAGAAGAGGGAGCAGCCGAGCGCACCATAGAGGACGTGTTCATTAGGAAGTTCATGTTCGGGACCTTTTATGGCTGCCTGGCCAACGAGGTGGTGGTCAAACGACGCGGCAACCTGCTCATAGTTTGTGCTTTAATGCTACAGAAACTCTCCCCACAGAAGTTTTACTTCTTAGTCGGCTACTCGGAGTCACTGCTGTCCCACTTCTACAAATGTCCCGTCAAGATCGAGATTCAGACCCTGCAGGACAAAGCTGTGTACAAATACGTCTGA